The following proteins are encoded in a genomic region of Anaerolineae bacterium:
- a CDS encoding 5-nucleotidase SurE — MHILVTNDDGVMAPGLLALVKSMREVGEVSVVAPEQNWSASGHVKTMHRPLRVKEVVLLDGSPALASDGAPSDCVALALLGLVEKPVDLVISGINPNANIGHDVTYSGTVTAAMEAVITGNIPAIAISLDGPDNHGAPLDFAPAAVIAKQIVRRILERRLPKGVFLNVNVPYLALNHIKGFRVTRQGLRVYRDSLDKRYDPRGRPYYWIGGEAPTAIPEEGTDYGAIAQGYVSITPLQLDLTAQNVLSEMQKWDW, encoded by the coding sequence ATGCATATTTTGGTTACCAATGATGATGGCGTGATGGCGCCTGGTTTATTGGCTTTGGTTAAATCAATGCGCGAAGTGGGTGAGGTAAGCGTGGTTGCCCCAGAACAGAACTGGTCGGCATCGGGTCATGTTAAGACGATGCACCGTCCATTGCGGGTGAAGGAAGTCGTGTTGCTGGATGGCAGTCCGGCTCTTGCCTCAGATGGAGCTCCCTCCGATTGTGTTGCTCTGGCATTGTTAGGTTTAGTTGAAAAACCTGTTGATCTGGTCATCTCAGGCATCAATCCGAATGCGAATATTGGACATGATGTTACTTACTCAGGAACAGTAACCGCTGCCATGGAGGCAGTGATTACCGGCAATATACCTGCCATTGCAATCTCACTGGATGGTCCAGACAATCACGGCGCTCCGTTGGATTTTGCCCCTGCGGCAGTGATCGCAAAACAAATCGTACGCCGTATTCTTGAGCGGAGGTTACCAAAGGGCGTATTTTTGAATGTGAATGTTCCTTACCTGGCGCTAAACCACATCAAGGGTTTCCGGGTTACTCGTCAGGGTTTACGGGTCTATCGGGATTCATTGGATAAACGCTACGATCCGCGCGGTCGTCCATATTATTGGATTGGAGGTGAGGCGCCTACAGCTATTCCAGAGGAAGGCACCGATTATGGGGCAATCGCGCAAGGTTATGTATCCATCACTCCCTTGCAATTGGACCTGACCGCCCAGAATGTTTTATCCGAAATGCAAAAATGGGACTGGTAA
- a CDS encoding Tryptophan synthase beta chain, with the protein MDRTKFGEFGGQYVPEVLMPALTELEEAYRQAMEDTEFQKQFERYLQTYVGRPTPLSFAERLSQQLGGAKIYLKREDLAHSGAHKINNALGQALLAKRMGKRRLIAETGAGQHGVATATAAALLGLDCVIYMGEVDMERQKPNVLRMELLGAEVKPVSSGSRTLKDAINEAIRDWVTNVRHTHYLLGSALGPYPYPQMVRDFQSVIGQEARQQILELEGSLPAAVIACVGGGSNAIGIFSAFIPDVNVRLIGVEAGGIGIESGYHAARFADPRKGRLGVLHGTLTYVLQSEDGQIAETHSISAGLDYPAVGPQHAYLRSISRAEYTFATDEEALQAFQVLARSEGILPALESAHAIAEALKQAPCYSADRAILVNLSGRGDKDLDTVMQALAQKAGIPENGRKLDECS; encoded by the coding sequence ATGGATCGAACGAAATTTGGAGAATTTGGCGGACAATACGTACCAGAGGTGTTAATGCCAGCCCTCACTGAATTAGAAGAAGCCTATCGGCAAGCGATGGAGGACACAGAATTTCAAAAGCAGTTTGAACGATATTTGCAAACCTATGTTGGGCGACCGACTCCCTTGAGTTTTGCAGAGCGATTATCCCAACAATTGGGAGGTGCAAAGATTTATCTCAAACGGGAGGATTTAGCCCACAGCGGCGCTCACAAAATCAATAATGCTCTCGGACAGGCCTTGCTGGCAAAGCGGATGGGAAAAAGACGCCTGATCGCTGAAACCGGGGCAGGGCAGCATGGAGTGGCAACCGCCACAGCGGCGGCTTTATTGGGCTTAGATTGCGTGATCTATATGGGCGAAGTGGATATGGAGCGCCAAAAACCCAATGTGTTGCGCATGGAATTATTAGGCGCCGAAGTGAAACCGGTCAGCAGTGGTTCGAGAACCTTAAAGGACGCCATTAACGAAGCAATCCGAGATTGGGTGACGAATGTCCGTCACACCCATTACTTGCTGGGTTCTGCTTTGGGCCCCTATCCATACCCGCAAATGGTGCGAGATTTTCAATCGGTGATCGGGCAGGAGGCAAGACAACAGATTTTGGAGCTTGAGGGAAGCCTTCCAGCAGCCGTCATTGCCTGTGTGGGTGGTGGATCGAATGCAATTGGGATATTTAGCGCTTTTATTCCCGACGTTAATGTGCGCCTGATCGGTGTGGAAGCAGGCGGGATTGGTATCGAAAGTGGTTATCATGCGGCCCGGTTTGCCGACCCTCGCAAGGGAAGATTGGGAGTGCTACATGGTACGCTAACTTACGTGCTTCAAAGTGAGGATGGTCAAATTGCCGAGACGCATTCGATTTCTGCTGGCCTGGATTACCCTGCTGTTGGACCGCAGCATGCCTACTTGCGTTCAATATCCAGAGCTGAATACACCTTTGCCACGGATGAGGAAGCTTTGCAAGCCTTTCAAGTGCTGGCCAGATCTGAAGGAATCCTGCCGGCTTTGGAGTCCGCTCATGCCATAGCAGAGGCGCTCAAACAGGCGCCGTGCTACAGTGCAGATCGAGCCATCCTGGTCAATTTATCCGGCAGGGGCGATAAAGATCTGGACACGGTGATGCAGGCACTGGCGCAAAAAGCAGGTATCCCAGAAAACGGGAGGAAACTTGATGAGTGCTCTTGA
- a CDS encoding Aspartate carbamoyltransferase, whose product MATYFPPFRKQSPYLPFGEQRTGRFYGKDILSVKQFNRADLEYIFGVAHEMREMVERIGTFDLLKGKILANLFYEPSTRTSSSFTSAMERLGGSVIPINEVRYSSVAKGESLPDTVRTLECYADVIVLRHPEIGASALAAQYARKPIINAGDGVGEHPTQALLDLFTIVSELNQVDGLTVTMLGDLKYGRTVHSLARLLSLYDVKLNYVSPEILRMPAEIVQELNEKNIVQKEYTALDEVLPQTDVLYVTRVQKERFENLDEYESVKDAYVITPEVMQAAKDRMIVMHPLPRVGEISMEFDSDPRAAYFRQMEYGLYVRMALLAMVLGRA is encoded by the coding sequence ATGGCTACTTATTTCCCTCCATTCCGTAAACAAAGTCCTTACTTACCTTTTGGCGAACAACGCACCGGGCGCTTTTATGGCAAGGATATCCTTTCGGTCAAACAGTTCAATCGCGCCGACCTGGAGTATATTTTTGGCGTTGCCCATGAAATGCGCGAGATGGTCGAACGCATTGGCACCTTTGATCTGCTCAAAGGAAAAATCCTTGCCAACTTATTCTATGAGCCCTCAACCCGTACATCGTCTTCTTTTACCTCGGCGATGGAACGCCTGGGCGGCAGTGTCATCCCAATTAATGAGGTGCGCTATTCCTCAGTGGCGAAAGGCGAGTCCTTACCGGATACGGTGCGGACGTTGGAATGTTATGCTGATGTCATCGTCTTGCGCCATCCCGAAATTGGTGCTTCGGCGTTGGCAGCCCAGTATGCTCGCAAGCCGATCATTAATGCGGGAGACGGAGTGGGAGAACATCCAACCCAAGCCTTGTTAGACCTCTTCACCATCGTCAGCGAATTGAATCAAGTCGACGGACTGACGGTTACCATGTTGGGCGATTTGAAATATGGTCGCACAGTGCACTCCTTAGCCCGTTTGCTCTCCCTTTACGATGTCAAACTCAACTATGTCTCGCCAGAGATCCTGCGCATGCCAGCCGAAATTGTTCAGGAATTAAACGAGAAGAATATCGTCCAGAAGGAATACACAGCGCTGGATGAGGTTTTACCTCAAACGGATGTCCTGTATGTCACTCGCGTCCAGAAGGAGCGATTTGAAAATCTGGATGAATACGAAAGCGTCAAAGATGCCTATGTGATCACCCCCGAGGTAATGCAGGCAGCAAAAGACCGTATGATCGTCATGCATCCTTTACCGCGGGTGGGAGAGATCAGTATGGAGTTCGATAGCGATCCTCGCGCCGCCTATTTCCGTCAAATGGAATATGGCTTGTATGTGCGCATGGCTTTGCTGGCCATGGTTCTGGGAAGAGCCTGA
- a CDS encoding Anthranilate phosphoribosyltransferase — protein sequence MKERMQLSSVITDQMVELPYRRIAIVREKGADLETPLSVYLKLRGQGASFLLESVSGGEQVARFSFIGVWPKRAFVFQNHAWHVHSPAGVEQLPLKDSENPFDQLRQILRPTAEPGRHYLEHPLRFLGGLVGYLSYDFVRYFEPTVNIMPRSDLPEAIFLEVNSFVAFDHAFGKLMLISVAEGEEQAIEEARRRLDALEDRLQKPMKEDTQEVGMFSGQRLHPVVPAEYFEEMVRHAKEYIRNGDCFQIVLSQRFLGATQASPLSIYRALRRLNPSPYMYHFDFGDLAGETPFHLIGASPEMHVRLERGVASLRPIAGTRPRADNAEEDARLEKELLADPKERAEHIMLVDLARNDLGRVCQFGTVRLSQQMVVERYSHVMHIVSQVDGDLRPDFDAFDLLQATFPAGTVSGAPKVRAMQVINELEKQSRGVYAGIVGYFSYSGELDSCIAIRTIVMLGNQVEIQSGAGIVADSEPSREHQECLNKAHALFRAVELAEQSLPSPVRIGSVQQEGKSPRVVLIDNYDSFTYNLAQYLGELGAEVLIFRNDALSVDEIAALRPTHLVVSPGPGAPPQAGISNEVITQLGKSIPTLGVCLGHQCIGYAFGGKVLQAPTLMHGKTSQIYHTGAGIFQNIPSPFEATRYHSLMVSEPVPDELEVTARTDDGIVMGLRHKKYPIFGVQFHPESILTSYGKQILENFLALKPSSSFNSFEGSKPKGETNMLKPYLAKIVQRKDLSLQEAEEAMTLIMTGQASDAQIGAFLIGLRMKGETIDEIVGCARAMRAQATALPKFDDAVTLFDTAGTGGDGKHSFNISTAAAFVIAGAGYKVAKHGNRAVSSTCGSADILAALGIEIELTPEQVAHCIQEVGIGFIFAPRFHPAMKYASKPRREIGQRSIFNLLGPLVNPARVTHQLIGVYDPSLTELLAQSALELGNHATMVVHGAGGLDELTTSGKNRVTKACDGKIETLEIDAQAYGLRPARDEDLRGGTPEQNAQQLRELLQGKIQSPCRDVVLFNAAMAISLVTEDLTQAIQQATQSLDSGAALQKLEQLISTVPARAM from the coding sequence ATGAAAGAAAGAATGCAGTTGTCATCGGTAATTACCGATCAGATGGTGGAACTACCCTATCGGCGGATAGCTATCGTGCGGGAGAAAGGGGCAGATTTAGAAACGCCTCTCTCGGTATATTTGAAATTACGTGGTCAGGGCGCTTCATTCCTGCTTGAGAGCGTTAGTGGTGGTGAGCAAGTGGCGCGTTTTTCTTTTATCGGGGTTTGGCCAAAGCGGGCTTTTGTCTTTCAGAATCATGCCTGGCATGTGCATTCACCAGCCGGGGTGGAGCAGTTGCCTTTGAAGGATAGCGAGAACCCGTTCGATCAACTGCGGCAGATTCTCCGCCCGACTGCCGAACCTGGCAGGCATTATTTGGAGCACCCATTACGGTTCTTAGGAGGGCTGGTGGGTTATCTGAGTTACGATTTTGTCCGTTACTTTGAACCAACGGTTAATATCATGCCCCGCTCTGACCTGCCTGAGGCAATCTTTCTCGAGGTCAACAGTTTTGTTGCATTTGACCATGCCTTTGGAAAATTGATGCTGATCAGTGTTGCCGAAGGAGAAGAACAGGCAATTGAGGAGGCCAGGAGGCGTCTGGATGCTCTTGAAGATCGTTTGCAAAAACCCATGAAAGAAGACACCCAGGAGGTCGGGATGTTCTCAGGTCAGCGGCTGCATCCCGTTGTGCCAGCAGAGTATTTTGAAGAGATGGTGCGTCACGCCAAGGAATATATACGGAATGGTGACTGCTTTCAAATTGTGTTGTCGCAACGCTTTCTGGGTGCCACTCAGGCTTCTCCTTTATCCATTTACCGTGCTCTGCGCCGTCTGAATCCATCCCCCTATATGTATCATTTCGATTTTGGGGATTTGGCAGGAGAAACGCCATTTCACCTGATTGGTGCTTCTCCGGAAATGCATGTCCGCCTCGAACGAGGCGTGGCCTCTTTGAGACCGATTGCCGGTACCCGGCCGCGCGCCGACAATGCTGAGGAAGACGCCCGTCTGGAAAAGGAATTACTGGCTGACCCCAAAGAACGTGCCGAACACATCATGTTGGTCGATTTAGCCCGCAACGATTTGGGCAGGGTTTGCCAGTTCGGCACGGTGCGGTTGTCTCAACAGATGGTTGTCGAGCGCTATTCGCATGTGATGCACATCGTCTCACAAGTGGATGGTGATTTGCGACCAGACTTCGATGCCTTTGACCTGCTTCAGGCGACCTTTCCAGCCGGTACGGTTAGCGGTGCTCCGAAAGTGCGAGCCATGCAGGTGATTAACGAGTTGGAGAAGCAATCGCGCGGAGTTTATGCAGGCATTGTTGGTTATTTTTCTTACAGTGGAGAACTCGACTCGTGTATTGCTATTCGTACCATTGTCATGCTCGGCAATCAGGTCGAAATTCAGTCCGGGGCGGGTATTGTCGCCGATTCTGAACCTAGCCGGGAACACCAGGAATGCCTCAATAAAGCTCATGCGTTATTTAGAGCCGTAGAACTGGCTGAACAGTCGTTGCCTTCACCGGTCAGGATTGGCTCTGTTCAGCAGGAGGGGAAGTCTCCCAGGGTTGTCCTGATTGATAACTATGACTCGTTCACCTATAACCTGGCACAATATTTGGGAGAATTAGGCGCCGAGGTTCTCATTTTTCGCAATGATGCTCTCTCGGTGGATGAGATTGCCGCGCTTCGTCCTACCCACCTGGTTGTCTCACCAGGGCCGGGTGCACCACCGCAAGCCGGAATCTCTAACGAAGTGATCACCCAATTGGGAAAGTCGATTCCAACACTGGGCGTTTGTTTGGGTCATCAATGTATTGGCTATGCTTTTGGAGGCAAAGTGCTTCAAGCACCGACCTTGATGCATGGGAAAACTTCGCAGATTTATCACACAGGTGCAGGAATATTTCAGAACATACCGTCCCCCTTTGAGGCAACGCGCTATCACTCCCTGATGGTGAGCGAACCGGTGCCAGATGAACTGGAAGTGACTGCGCGCACCGACGATGGCATTGTGATGGGATTGCGCCACAAGAAGTATCCTATCTTTGGGGTTCAATTCCATCCAGAATCGATTCTGACCAGTTATGGCAAGCAAATATTGGAAAATTTCCTTGCCCTGAAACCATCCTCGAGTTTCAATTCTTTCGAAGGTTCAAAACCGAAAGGAGAGACGAATATGCTAAAACCCTATCTGGCAAAGATCGTCCAGCGCAAGGACTTAAGCCTGCAAGAAGCCGAAGAGGCGATGACGTTGATCATGACCGGTCAGGCGAGCGACGCTCAAATCGGTGCATTCTTAATCGGATTACGGATGAAAGGGGAGACGATTGATGAGATCGTAGGCTGCGCCAGAGCGATGCGGGCGCAGGCAACGGCTTTGCCAAAATTTGACGATGCGGTCACGTTGTTTGATACCGCTGGCACAGGAGGGGATGGGAAACATTCTTTCAACATATCCACTGCGGCTGCTTTTGTAATTGCCGGCGCCGGTTATAAAGTCGCAAAGCATGGCAATCGGGCAGTGTCTTCGACTTGTGGGAGCGCGGATATTCTGGCTGCACTGGGTATCGAAATCGAGTTGACCCCTGAACAGGTTGCGCACTGTATTCAGGAGGTCGGCATTGGATTCATCTTTGCTCCTCGCTTTCATCCAGCGATGAAATACGCATCGAAACCGCGGCGCGAAATCGGACAACGCTCAATTTTTAATTTACTGGGTCCACTGGTCAATCCGGCGAGAGTGACGCATCAACTCATTGGCGTATATGATCCGTCCTTGACAGAATTGCTGGCTCAATCGGCGCTGGAATTAGGCAATCATGCCACCATGGTGGTGCATGGCGCTGGGGGATTGGACGAATTGACCACCAGCGGGAAAAATCGGGTCACCAAAGCTTGCGACGGGAAGATCGAAACGCTTGAAATCGATGCGCAGGCGTATGGTTTACGCCCAGCCCGCGACGAGGACTTGCGCGGCGGAACACCAGAACAAAATGCCCAACAACTCCGTGAATTATTACAGGGGAAAATTCAATCCCCGTGTCGCGATGTGGTTTTGTTCAATGCTGCCATGGCGATCTCATTGGTTACCGAGGATCTAACGCAAGCTATCCAGCAGGCTACCCAATCTCTGGATAGCGGAGCAGCCTTGCAGAAACTGGAGCAATTGATTTCCACTGTGCCGGCCAGGGCGATGTAA
- a CDS encoding Indole-3-glycerol phosphate synthase, with amino-acid sequence MDSSNSILDTIFAYKRQEIEQRKSILNLEELRRIAEAQPPQRDFLAALCHSKPALIAEVKRASPSKGDFGSIYSPLELAQLYMANGAAAISVLTDEKYFRGSLDDLRAIANLGSQLPILQKDFICDPYQIYEARASGADAILLIASYLELDLIQDLHDLARELGMHALVETHTAEEIEKALRIRGLKIIGVNNRNLRDFSVNIQTCLQLRPLVPPQIQFVAESGIHTAAQVRLLIANKINALLVGEALVKAQNPAEKLCELLLKTYEDQDLRHQIH; translated from the coding sequence ATGGATAGCTCTAATAGCATTCTCGACACAATTTTTGCTTATAAGCGTCAAGAGATAGAGCAACGCAAGAGTATCCTTAATCTGGAAGAGTTACGTCGCATTGCGGAAGCACAACCGCCTCAACGCGATTTTTTGGCGGCTTTGTGCCATTCAAAACCGGCTTTGATTGCTGAAGTCAAACGCGCTTCTCCCTCTAAAGGCGATTTTGGTAGCATCTATTCACCGCTGGAGCTGGCTCAGCTCTATATGGCAAACGGAGCAGCGGCAATCAGTGTGCTTACGGATGAAAAATATTTCCGCGGTAGCCTCGACGATTTAAGGGCAATTGCGAATCTTGGCTCGCAATTGCCCATCCTGCAAAAGGATTTTATTTGTGATCCTTATCAAATTTATGAAGCGCGTGCCAGTGGAGCAGATGCGATTCTGCTGATTGCTTCCTACCTGGAGTTGGACCTGATCCAAGACCTGCATGACCTTGCCAGGGAGTTAGGCATGCACGCCCTGGTTGAAACCCATACAGCGGAAGAGATCGAGAAGGCACTGCGTATCCGTGGTCTGAAAATCATCGGTGTCAACAATCGTAATTTACGAGATTTTTCTGTCAATATACAAACCTGTCTGCAGTTGCGTCCTCTCGTTCCGCCGCAGATTCAATTTGTCGCCGAAAGCGGTATTCACACCGCCGCGCAAGTGCGTTTGTTAATAGCGAACAAGATAAACGCCTTGCTGGTGGGGGAGGCTTTGGTTAAAGCGCAGAATCCTGCCGAGAAACTTTGCGAACTGTTGCTAAAAACTTATGAAGATCAAGATTTGCGGCATCAAATCCATTGA
- a CDS encoding Phosphoribosylanthranilate isomerase, with amino-acid sequence MLGFNFYPPSPRAISLQTCRQIVEVLREEAPQVLLIGVFVNMPPSEVMTILEQSDLDLAQLSGNETLEEQQLLGERAFKAVHLASQPADALEAQIYKRKTPPALLLDAYVPGQFGGTGQTADWQVAALVAERISILLAGGLTPENVAEAILQVKPWGVDVASGVESAPGCKDPIKMKSFIRHARAAFESLKKERA; translated from the coding sequence ATGTTGGGATTCAACTTTTATCCTCCGAGTCCGCGCGCCATCTCTCTGCAAACGTGCCGCCAAATTGTCGAGGTGCTGCGCGAAGAAGCCCCGCAGGTGCTTTTGATTGGGGTCTTCGTGAATATGCCTCCCTCTGAAGTTATGACGATCCTGGAACAAAGCGACCTAGACCTTGCCCAACTAAGCGGCAATGAGACCCTGGAGGAACAGCAGCTTTTGGGCGAGCGGGCTTTCAAAGCGGTACACCTGGCAAGCCAACCAGCAGATGCCCTGGAAGCGCAAATTTACAAACGCAAAACACCGCCTGCCCTTTTGCTGGATGCCTATGTGCCAGGTCAGTTTGGCGGTACAGGACAAACGGCAGACTGGCAGGTCGCAGCTTTGGTAGCAGAGCGAATCTCTATCCTGTTAGCGGGTGGTTTGACCCCAGAGAATGTTGCTGAGGCGATCTTGCAGGTCAAACCCTGGGGTGTGGATGTGGCTTCAGGAGTTGAGTCAGCGCCGGGCTGTAAAGATCCTATAAAGATGAAGTCATTTATTCGCCATGCGCGCGCAGCTTTTGAGTCCTTGAAAAAGGAGAGAGCATGA
- a CDS encoding Dihydroorotase, whose translation MSVVRLPGLIDVHVHFREPGATHKEDWDSGTAAALAGGFTLVLAMPNTQPPITDETTLQEALRLASQKARCDFAHYVGAGPDNAEILPGLADRTAGLKMYLDQTYGPLRLDDMRIWMEHFEHWPKESPIVAHAEGRTLAAMILMAEIFERPVHLAHVSKAEEILLIRKAKEKGIAVTCEVCPHHLFLSKEDASFIGGGRSEVRPRLNSLEDQRCLWENLEIIDCFATDHAPHTLMEKDGQNPPPGFPGLETILPLLLTAVHQGKLTLDDIVKRLYTNPKKIFHLPDQADTWIEVDVDQDWVIQGRELYTRCGWTPFEGRRVKGRVQRVVLRGQTAYESGRVLTWPGFGQSIREIGLS comes from the coding sequence GTGAGTGTTGTTCGATTGCCTGGTTTGATTGACGTGCACGTACACTTTCGCGAGCCTGGCGCTACGCATAAAGAAGATTGGGACAGCGGGACAGCGGCAGCTCTTGCCGGAGGCTTTACGCTGGTGTTAGCCATGCCAAACACCCAACCACCGATTACCGATGAGACGACTCTGCAAGAGGCTTTGCGCCTGGCATCCCAAAAAGCGCGCTGCGATTTTGCCCATTATGTCGGCGCGGGACCTGATAATGCCGAAATTCTCCCTGGTTTGGCAGATCGGACAGCCGGCTTGAAAATGTATCTTGATCAAACCTATGGGCCCTTGCGGCTCGATGACATGCGGATCTGGATGGAACATTTTGAACACTGGCCTAAAGAAAGCCCAATCGTAGCTCACGCCGAAGGACGTACCCTGGCAGCAATGATCTTAATGGCAGAAATTTTTGAGCGTCCGGTTCATCTTGCTCATGTATCAAAGGCTGAAGAAATCCTGCTCATTCGCAAAGCCAAAGAAAAGGGAATTGCAGTTACCTGCGAAGTTTGTCCTCATCACTTATTTCTCAGCAAGGAGGATGCTTCTTTTATCGGTGGTGGGCGCAGTGAAGTGCGCCCACGACTCAACAGCCTTGAAGATCAACGCTGTTTATGGGAAAACCTTGAGATCATTGATTGTTTTGCTACGGATCATGCTCCTCATACCCTAATGGAGAAAGATGGGCAGAACCCTCCTCCGGGTTTTCCGGGACTGGAAACCATCTTGCCTTTGCTGTTAACTGCTGTCCATCAGGGAAAACTAACCCTGGATGATATTGTGAAGCGTTTATATACCAACCCAAAGAAAATCTTTCATTTACCTGACCAGGCCGACACCTGGATCGAAGTCGATGTCGATCAAGACTGGGTCATCCAGGGACGAGAGCTGTACACTCGTTGTGGGTGGACTCCTTTTGAAGGGCGGCGGGTAAAAGGACGCGTTCAGCGAGTTGTTTTGCGAGGTCAAACCGCTTATGAATCGGGCCGGGTGTTAACCTGGCCAGGTTTTGGTCAATCCATCCGAGAGATCGGTTTATCTTAA
- a CDS encoding Tryptophan synthase alpha chain, which yields MSALEQIQRTFDLARAEGRAALMPYFTIGYPDLQTSFEIVCAIAESGADLIELGIPFSDPLADGPTIQYSTQVALQNGVNIHTCLDFVKNLREQGLTTPIFFMGYYNPIFNYGEERFAKAVSECGGQGLIVPDLPPEEAGELRRNCRNHQVAMVHLIAPTTPPERRQQIAELSEGFLYVVSVTGVTGARKTLPPDLMDFLREVRAGTKIPLAVGFGVSTPEQAASLGQIVDGVIVGSALIEVVRRAEQPLRAVRTFIRELQTAMRRNIAG from the coding sequence ATGAGTGCTCTTGAACAAATTCAACGCACCTTTGACCTCGCCCGGGCTGAGGGTCGGGCAGCTTTGATGCCCTACTTCACCATCGGATATCCCGATCTGCAAACATCCTTTGAGATTGTCTGTGCTATCGCCGAGAGCGGTGCCGACCTGATCGAATTAGGAATACCCTTTTCGGACCCGTTGGCAGACGGTCCAACCATCCAGTACTCGACCCAGGTTGCACTCCAGAATGGTGTTAACATCCACACCTGCCTTGATTTTGTAAAAAATTTGCGAGAACAGGGTCTGACGACGCCGATATTTTTTATGGGATATTACAACCCGATTTTCAACTATGGTGAAGAACGATTTGCAAAAGCGGTCAGCGAATGCGGCGGGCAGGGGTTGATTGTCCCTGATTTACCACCCGAAGAAGCTGGCGAATTACGCCGCAACTGCCGCAATCATCAGGTAGCAATGGTTCACCTCATTGCCCCCACGACGCCGCCAGAGCGGAGACAACAGATTGCAGAGCTATCCGAAGGATTTTTATACGTGGTCTCAGTAACCGGGGTGACCGGGGCCAGAAAAACGTTACCACCCGACTTAATGGATTTCTTGCGAGAAGTGCGAGCAGGCACCAAAATTCCTTTGGCGGTTGGATTTGGGGTATCCACTCCCGAACAGGCAGCCAGTTTAGGGCAGATTGTGGATGGGGTGATTGTTGGCTCGGCTTTGATTGAGGTTGTGCGGCGAGCTGAACAACCATTGCGCGCTGTCAGGACGTTTATTCGTGAACTGCAGACAGCCATGAGAAGAAATATTGCAGGTTAG